From a region of the Asterias amurensis chromosome 2, ASM3211899v1 genome:
- the LOC139954257 gene encoding monocarboxylate transporter 12-like: MASQRRPVHHQDEDPWGWVVVGATFVAFFITYGNLKALGVLLLAMQNDFNSDVWIIGWIAVLYNSISLLSGPFVASIDRLVSSRRCVVIVGGVLGSAGFMIGSQSTTVLQLTLSVAVLSGLGKALSFFSFFGVLASYFSDNYSVAIAISTSSIPISMIVYGPLTQILLDTYGWRGTMLIMGGITYHILVCGELLIAPAVASPTDKDQYQKVPDDAAEGDDISTEGDNIPSSKTHKGKCLTIKGNIQSFFTSMDFNILANKRFIFLTASMIGVDFCFNGWVVYMVSHGIFQGLSSYQASLLPTTFGIGYILGKFMAPLTDRTRCKLPTISWVYLGCILMSASYLTEAFMTLFPVQMIVTCFIGMGHGIVSQSRDVIVRFLTSVDRLVAVMCWQSLLGGLCTMGSGLLTGLIYEWTGSFQGALIMYSGIMLISILLFFIYDKITKQEQDQC; encoded by the exons ATGGCATCTCAACGAAGACCAGTTCATCACCAGGACGAGGACCCTTGGGGTTGGGTCGTTGTGGGCGCAACATTTGTCGCCTTTTTCATCACATACGGAAATCTGAAGGCTCTTGGTGTCCTCCTCCTAGCTATGCAGAATGACTTCAATAGTGACGTGTGGATAATTGGTTGGATTGCCGTTCTATATAACTCAATAAGTCTCCTATCCG GTCCGTTTGTTGCCAGCATTGATCGTCTCGTTAGCAGCAGACGCTGCGTTGTTATCGTGGGTGGAGTACTGGGGTCAGCTGGATTCATGATCGGCTCGCAGTCGACTACAGTGTTACAGTTAACACTTTCTGTTGCCGTTCTATCAG GTCTTGGCAAAGCTTTAAGTTTTTTCTCCTTCTTTGGTGTTCTGGCGTCCTACTTCAGTGACAACTATTCCGTTGCTATTGCTATATCAACATCAAGTATACCAATCTCGATGATCGTGTATGGTCCCCTGACACAGATACTTCTGGATACATACGGCTGGCGTGGAACCATGCTGATAATGGGTGGTATTACTTACCACATCTTAGTATGCGGTGAATTGCTTATAGCTCCTGCAGTAGCATCACCAACAGATAAAGATCAGTACCAAAAGGTACCAGACGATGCAGCGGAGGGAGACGACATTTCAACGGAGGGAGACAACATTCCTTCTTCGAAAACTcacaagggaaagtgtttgACGATAAAGGGGAACATCCAGAGTTTCTTTACATCTATGGACTTTAACATACTGGCAAACAAAAGATTCATATTTCTGACTGCGTCAATGATTGGCGTTGATTTCTGTTTCAATGGATGGGTGGTGTACATGGTGTCACACGGTATATTCCAAGGGTTGAGTAGTTACCAAGCGTCACTTTTACCAACAACCTTTGGGATTGGATACATCCTCGGCAAGTTCATGGCTCCTCTTACGGATCGCACCCGATGCAAGCTTCCTACCATCAGCTGGGTTTATCTTGGCTGCATCCTCATGAGTGCCTCATATCTCACCGAAGCTTTCATGACACTTTTCCCTGTGCAGATGATCGTCACATGTTTCATTGGAATGGGGCATGGTATTGTATCacagtcacgtgacgtcattgtGCGGTTTCTGACATCCGTTGATCGGCTCGTAGCTGTGATGTGCTGGCAGTCACTTTTAGGTGGATTATGTACGATGGGAAGTGGATTGCTTACAG gGTTGATTTACGAATGGACAGGAAGTTTTCAAGGGGCTCTCATTATGTACAGTGGCATCATGCTGATTTCGATCCTGTTGTTTTTCATATATGATAAAATAACGAAACAAGAACAAGACCAATGTTAG